The Oxobacter pfennigii genome has a window encoding:
- a CDS encoding CD3072 family TudS-related putative desulfidase, with translation MLRKKEVVLVSHCVLNQNSVVYPMARAEGTFKFINFLMERGIGIIQLPCPELRYLGVNRKPMYKEEYDTEEYRKLCVQLFIPILDDIIMYSENGYSVIGIIGINESPTCSISGKRGIFMEVIIGMLKKQAINLKFYEVPPDYNDDKDYKSVWLKINRQFEIG, from the coding sequence ATGTTAAGAAAAAAAGAAGTGGTTTTGGTATCTCATTGTGTTTTAAATCAGAACAGTGTTGTATATCCCATGGCAAGGGCAGAAGGAACCTTTAAATTTATAAATTTTCTTATGGAGCGCGGTATTGGAATTATTCAGCTACCCTGCCCCGAACTAAGATATCTTGGTGTTAACAGAAAGCCTATGTACAAGGAAGAATACGATACAGAGGAGTACCGCAAATTATGTGTTCAATTATTTATTCCTATTTTGGATGATATAATTATGTACTCTGAAAATGGATATTCGGTAATCGGCATTATAGGTATAAACGAAAGTCCTACATGCAGTATATCGGGGAAAAGAGGAATATTCATGGAAGTGATTATAGGCATGCTAAAAAAACAAGCCATCAATTTGAAATTTTATGAAGTGCCTCCCGATTATAACGATGATAAGGACTATAAATCTGTATGGTTAAAAATAAATCGCCAGTTTGAAATAGGATAA
- a CDS encoding CD3073 family putative ECF transporter S component produces MRNKNVFILVMCAIGVALNIVLGTVVQMTKIPLLFLDTIGTIFVAVLFGPWQGAAVGTITNLLTPILSGNVKDIPFFIVNAVVGIIIGFIAKKYKFDLKTAIISGLLLSIISPLIGTPIAVWVYGGITGSGNDIIFLWLTKTGSSVFSAAFIPRITGNFIDKIASCILIFLSLKYIPEQYKNFDSEIKDEKNNSILKA; encoded by the coding sequence TTGAGAAACAAAAATGTATTTATCCTAGTCATGTGTGCTATAGGAGTCGCATTAAACATAGTGCTGGGTACTGTAGTACAGATGACAAAAATCCCTTTACTTTTTCTGGATACCATAGGGACCATATTCGTGGCAGTATTATTCGGCCCATGGCAGGGTGCGGCTGTAGGAACTATCACCAATTTGCTTACACCCATATTATCCGGAAACGTTAAGGATATACCATTTTTTATCGTAAATGCAGTGGTAGGTATAATCATAGGGTTTATAGCAAAGAAATATAAATTTGATCTTAAAACTGCAATTATATCAGGGCTGCTGCTTTCCATAATAAGTCCTCTTATAGGGACTCCCATTGCAGTTTGGGTATATGGCGGTATAACCGGTTCAGGTAATGATATAATATTTCTATGGCTTACAAAGACAGGAAGCAGCGTATTTTCAGCAGCCTTTATTCCACGAATTACAGGCAACTTTATCGATAAAATCGCCTCCTGCATTCTTATATTTTTGTCTTTGAAATACATACCGGAGCAGTATAAAAATTTTGATTCTGAAATTAAGGATGAAAAGAATAATTCTATATTGAAAGCTTAA
- a CDS encoding dipeptidase codes for MKIIDFHCDTILELTDRADCGNLRNNILSIDIEKMKRSNYKAQFFAMFVNLEEVEDSLERALSMIDKFYLELEENKDYISIATSHDEFAANEREGKMSAFLTIEEGGAIKGKLENLRNFYRLGVRLITLTWNYPNEIGYPNHGYTYKDKGLTSFGGEVVAEMNRLGMIIDVSHLSDEGFYDVARLSKKPFIASHSNARAVWEHTRNLTDDMIKILAQKGGVTGINFANVFLGDSKVSRVEDMVKHIKHIKNTGGIGVVSLGTDFDGIERSLEIDNAGEMDKLITGLKKESFTEDEIDKILYKNALRVIKDVL; via the coding sequence ATGAAGATAATAGATTTTCACTGTGATACCATATTGGAGCTTACAGACAGAGCAGATTGCGGCAATCTGAGAAATAACATACTTTCAATAGATATTGAAAAAATGAAAAGGAGCAATTACAAAGCTCAGTTTTTTGCCATGTTTGTAAACTTAGAAGAGGTTGAAGACTCACTGGAGAGGGCACTTTCGATGATAGATAAATTTTATTTGGAGCTTGAGGAAAATAAAGATTACATAAGTATAGCCACAAGCCATGATGAGTTTGCCGCAAATGAAAGAGAGGGCAAAATGTCAGCCTTTTTAACCATAGAAGAAGGCGGAGCAATAAAGGGTAAATTGGAAAACTTAAGAAATTTTTACAGACTGGGCGTGAGATTAATCACCCTGACCTGGAATTATCCTAATGAAATAGGGTACCCAAACCATGGATATACATATAAGGACAAAGGGTTGACTTCCTTTGGAGGAGAAGTTGTCGCTGAGATGAATAGACTAGGTATGATTATAGACGTATCCCATCTGTCTGATGAAGGTTTTTATGATGTGGCAAGGCTGTCTAAAAAACCCTTCATTGCTTCTCACTCCAATGCCCGCGCCGTATGGGAGCATACCAGAAATTTGACGGATGATATGATAAAAATCCTGGCGCAAAAAGGCGGAGTCACAGGCATTAATTTTGCAAATGTATTTTTAGGAGACAGCAAGGTAAGCAGGGTAGAGGATATGGTTAAACATATAAAGCATATAAAAAACACCGGCGGGATAGGTGTTGTTTCATTGGGGACTGATTTTGACGGCATTGAGAGAAGTCTGGAAATCGACAATGCAGGAGAAATGGATAAACTTATAACCGGTCTTAAAAAAGAAAGCTTCACAGAAGATGAAATTGATAAGATATTATATAAAAATGCCTTAAGAGTTATAAAAGATGTACTGTGA
- a CDS encoding YaiI/YqxD family protein, whose product MTRILVDADACPVKEIIVKVAKEYSFPVTMFIDTSHILNDGYSEVITVEKSRDSVDFALVNKIIQGDIVVTQDYGVATMALAKGAKVVNQNGLIYTDENIEKLLFERHLSSKVRKSGGRAKGPRKRTKEDDEKFERAFRIILSQ is encoded by the coding sequence ATGACGAGGATTTTGGTGGATGCCGATGCCTGCCCTGTGAAGGAGATAATAGTTAAAGTTGCTAAGGAGTACAGCTTTCCTGTAACCATGTTTATAGATACCAGCCACATACTTAATGACGGTTATTCAGAAGTTATAACAGTGGAGAAGTCCAGAGACTCGGTGGATTTTGCCCTGGTAAACAAAATAATCCAGGGCGATATAGTGGTAACCCAGGATTACGGCGTTGCCACCATGGCACTGGCTAAAGGAGCAAAGGTCGTAAACCAGAACGGCCTTATATATACCGATGAAAATATTGAGAAGCTTTTATTCGAGAGGCATCTTTCATCAAAGGTGAGAAAATCTGGAGGCCGGGCTAAAGGTCCTAGAAAAAGGACAAAAGAAGATGATGAAAAATTTGAGAGAGCATTTAGAATTATATTAAGCCAATAG
- a CDS encoding ATP-binding protein → MLNSLKSKILSIYLFLILLISFIAGISIYNLFSLNKAIDGLIASNYKSIAAATNMIDAIERQDSNQLIYLEVDKQKGIRSFSENQSEFFLWLGKAEENITEKDEKELLNSISSNYIKYIENFSTLQEIKNTEGGLSAIAFYNNEIYPIFHSVKDDCRRLLSLNENSMLVRKDRATLNSGNMIYITVLVSVITILMGLFVSVYFTGKTIKPIDMLISGIKSIKEGNLDQEININTRDEVGVLAMEFNNMTKRLREYDKSSVNNLIAEKNKSLAIVKSISDPIVVISNDFKVILVNKSAENVFDIVEEEVSGGHFLEAINHKEVFQKIKETSENRIRIDDSRTITIIKGNKRYYFIPSVTSILNDDNEVIGMVCVFTDITHLKEVEDLKSEFISTVSHELRTPLTSIIMGTKLLLDDELLNTEQKEIINAMDEDGNQLMMLINDLLDLSKAESGKMQITLEKTSVYDMAELCIKSLYDNARSKDIEIINYVSPNLPYAYIDYNKIKSVLMNLLTNSLKFTNRGGKVEISASIEGSFIRVSVKDTGIGIPEEFHDKIFDKFSQIDNFKNHGTGLGLAIAKEFIMKHNGNIWVESKIGQGSNFMFTLPVYEG, encoded by the coding sequence ATGCTGAATTCCCTGAAAAGTAAAATATTATCTATATATCTTTTTCTTATACTGCTTATATCTTTTATAGCCGGTATATCAATTTATAATTTATTCAGTCTGAATAAGGCCATTGACGGCCTTATTGCATCTAACTATAAAAGTATAGCAGCAGCCACAAATATGATTGATGCCATAGAGAGGCAGGACAGCAATCAATTGATTTATCTCGAAGTAGATAAGCAAAAAGGTATAAGGTCTTTCAGTGAAAATCAAAGTGAATTTTTTCTGTGGCTGGGTAAAGCAGAAGAAAACATAACCGAAAAGGATGAAAAAGAGCTGTTAAACAGTATAAGTTCCAATTACATAAAATATATCGAAAATTTTTCAACGCTGCAGGAAATAAAAAATACCGAAGGAGGCTTATCCGCCATTGCCTTTTACAATAATGAGATATATCCCATTTTTCATTCTGTCAAAGATGACTGCAGAAGGCTGTTAAGCCTGAATGAAAATTCCATGCTTGTAAGAAAGGATAGGGCCACGTTAAACTCCGGAAACATGATTTACATTACAGTATTGGTTTCTGTTATAACCATACTTATGGGATTGTTTGTGTCAGTATATTTTACTGGAAAGACCATAAAACCTATCGATATGCTTATATCGGGAATCAAATCCATCAAGGAAGGCAACTTGGACCAGGAGATAAATATAAATACCAGGGATGAAGTAGGGGTATTGGCTATGGAGTTTAATAATATGACGAAGAGGCTGCGTGAATATGACAAAAGCAGCGTCAATAATCTTATCGCAGAAAAAAACAAGTCATTGGCTATTGTGAAAAGCATATCCGACCCGATTGTAGTAATCAGCAATGATTTTAAGGTTATACTGGTAAACAAATCGGCAGAAAATGTCTTTGACATAGTTGAGGAAGAGGTTAGCGGAGGACATTTTTTAGAGGCTATAAACCACAAGGAGGTTTTTCAGAAGATTAAAGAGACGTCTGAAAATAGAATCAGAATAGATGACAGTCGGACTATTACTATAATCAAGGGAAATAAAAGGTACTATTTTATTCCGTCAGTGACATCCATATTAAACGATGATAATGAAGTTATAGGCATGGTTTGTGTCTTTACCGATATAACGCATTTAAAAGAAGTAGAAGACCTTAAATCAGAATTTATTTCCACAGTTTCTCATGAGCTAAGAACACCGCTTACATCTATAATCATGGGTACAAAATTACTTTTGGACGACGAGCTGCTTAATACCGAACAAAAAGAAATAATAAATGCCATGGACGAGGACGGAAATCAGCTCATGATGCTTATAAATGACCTTTTGGATTTGTCTAAGGCCGAATCTGGGAAAATGCAGATAACTCTTGAGAAAACCTCGGTTTATGATATGGCGGAGCTATGTATCAAATCCCTTTATGATAATGCCCGAAGCAAAGATATAGAGATTATAAATTACGTCTCTCCGAACCTTCCCTACGCATATATTGATTATAATAAAATAAAGAGCGTTTTAATGAACCTTCTGACAAATTCATTGAAGTTCACTAACAGAGGAGGGAAGGTAGAGATATCAGCAAGCATCGAAGGCAGTTTTATTAGGGTCTCGGTAAAGGATACAGGCATAGGTATCCCGGAGGAATTCCATGACAAGATATTTGATAAGTTCAGCCAGATTGATAATTTTAAAAATCATGGTACGGGGTTGGGACTTGCAATTGCAAAGGAATTCATAATGAAGCACAATGGTAATATATGGGTAGAAAGCAAAATTGGCCAAGGGAGCAATTTCATGTTCACTTTGCCTGTTTATGAAGGGTGA
- a CDS encoding sigma-54-dependent transcriptional regulator, which translates to MAKKVLVIDDVKNIRTMVAKALTLSGYAVDTAENGYEGLNFLKDNDYDVVLLDIRMPGFSGTEVLKSIREIKKDVPVIIMTAYPTIKNAVDCIKMGAVEYLRKPFTPDKIKSTIEQVINGNKN; encoded by the coding sequence ATGGCTAAAAAAGTGCTTGTGATAGATGATGTTAAAAATATAAGGACAATGGTTGCTAAGGCGTTGACTTTAAGCGGATATGCAGTTGACACTGCAGAAAACGGGTATGAAGGCTTAAACTTTCTCAAAGATAACGATTATGACGTAGTGCTTTTGGATATCAGGATGCCGGGATTCAGCGGTACCGAGGTATTGAAGTCTATTAGGGAAATCAAAAAAGATGTGCCGGTAATAATAATGACTGCTTATCCTACGATTAAAAATGCTGTGGACTGTATTAAAATGGGCGCGGTGGAATACTTAAGAAAACCTTTTACTCCTGATAAAATCAAATCTACGATAGAGCAGGTAATAAACGGGAATAAAAATTGA
- the trkA gene encoding Trk system potassium transporter TrkA: MKIIVVGAGKVGYTLAESLSSEDHDVTVIDRHYDALKKVEDNLDVLAIKGNGVSVSVLLEAKIKKTDLIIAVTDSDEVNMVCCLTAKKLGAAHTAARIRDPQYAKELVMLKDEVGVDLVINPEYAAADEIARMISFSPALNIESFAKGRVKMVEIKVTPDMPIVGYKLKDAAFQKYSSILISAVIRNEEVIVPDGEFEIKADDEIYVIGKSASIYNFCKLTGKSPVKYKSIMILGGGRIAYYLTNFLTTMGMKVKIVEINRERCEELSESLPNALIINADGTDEQILRSENVDSMDGFIAVTGMDEENLLSSLLAKQSGVKKVITKISRTSYINMVKKLGIDNVICPKLITANQILKYVRGNTVESLYRIVEGQAEIVEFIAKESSGLLDKPIKNLNIPKETIITTIVRRNEVVIPRGNDAIKKGDRVIVITKKENLNWLNELILNVSGGTKHEFANGIKKFGDIINM; this comes from the coding sequence ATGAAAATTATCGTAGTTGGAGCAGGCAAAGTGGGATATACACTGGCTGAAAGTTTATCTTCCGAAGATCACGATGTAACGGTAATAGACAGGCATTATGATGCTTTAAAGAAAGTGGAAGATAACTTGGATGTTTTGGCTATTAAAGGAAACGGAGTAAGTGTAAGTGTACTATTGGAAGCAAAGATTAAAAAAACCGATTTGATAATTGCCGTTACCGACAGCGATGAGGTTAATATGGTATGCTGCCTTACGGCTAAAAAGCTGGGCGCAGCCCATACGGCAGCAAGAATAAGGGACCCTCAGTATGCCAAGGAATTGGTCATGCTAAAGGACGAGGTTGGAGTAGATTTAGTAATAAACCCGGAATATGCCGCAGCAGATGAAATTGCACGTATGATAAGCTTCTCGCCTGCATTAAATATCGAAAGCTTTGCCAAAGGCCGGGTTAAGATGGTGGAAATAAAGGTTACGCCGGATATGCCGATAGTAGGATATAAGCTTAAGGATGCGGCATTTCAAAAATACTCTTCCATATTGATAAGTGCCGTTATAAGAAACGAAGAGGTTATTGTGCCGGATGGAGAATTTGAAATAAAAGCTGATGATGAAATATATGTTATAGGGAAATCGGCCAGCATTTATAATTTTTGCAAGCTCACAGGAAAATCTCCTGTAAAATATAAAAGTATTATGATTTTAGGCGGAGGCAGAATAGCATATTATCTTACCAATTTTCTTACCACTATGGGCATGAAAGTTAAGATAGTTGAAATAAACCGGGAAAGGTGCGAGGAGCTGTCGGAAAGCTTGCCAAATGCACTTATAATCAATGCAGACGGTACTGATGAGCAGATATTGCGCTCGGAGAACGTAGACAGCATGGACGGCTTTATAGCCGTAACAGGAATGGATGAAGAAAATCTTTTATCCTCCCTTTTAGCTAAACAAAGCGGAGTTAAAAAGGTTATTACAAAAATAAGCAGGACCAGTTATATCAATATGGTAAAAAAGCTGGGTATCGATAATGTCATATGTCCCAAACTTATTACGGCCAATCAAATATTGAAATATGTACGCGGTAATACCGTAGAGTCACTATATAGAATAGTGGAAGGCCAAGCTGAGATAGTAGAGTTTATCGCCAAGGAATCCAGCGGATTGCTGGATAAGCCTATCAAAAATCTGAACATTCCAAAAGAAACTATAATCACCACCATTGTAAGGCGCAACGAGGTTGTAATCCCCCGGGGCAATGATGCTATCAAAAAAGGTGACAGGGTTATAGTTATAACCAAGAAGGAGAATCTCAACTGGCTCAATGAGCTCATTCTGAATGTATCCGGAGGAACAAAACATGAATTTGCCAATGGTATTAAGAAGTTTGGGGATATTATTAATATGTGA
- a CDS encoding TrkH family potassium uptake protein, which yields MNLPMVLRSLGILLICEALLMVPSLAVSIIYEGYDVFPFVYTIALLGATGSAGLSIKPKKKNIYPRDGFAIVAFGWILISFFGSLPFIFSGVIPSFVDAFFETSSGFTTTGASILTSVEGLPEGIMFWRSFTHWVGGMGVLVLTLAILPLVGANTVQIMKAESPGPNPGKLVPKVRQTAKILYIIYFVVTIVEIILLLFGGMSFLDACIHAFGTVGTGGFSNKNLSVGAYNSVYIEVVISVFMIICGANFTLYYQALKDGIKSIFKDEEFRLYIGVVTASILLITFNIHGTIYKSIWESLRHSSFQVASIITTTGYASTNFDLWPTFSKIILFMLMFIGGCAGSTAGAIKNIRILMLFKIMKRELLKIIHPRAVYVLKFGGKVVDDDTLSEVLVYFFMYMMIFAAAVLIISLEGKDFATTVSSIAATLGNIGPGFGMVGPIGNFSEMTNISKLVLSMCMIIGRIEIYPILLMLFPSFWKKVNI from the coding sequence ATGAATTTGCCAATGGTATTAAGAAGTTTGGGGATATTATTAATATGTGAAGCGCTGCTTATGGTTCCTTCCCTTGCGGTATCAATAATATACGAAGGATATGATGTTTTCCCCTTTGTTTATACAATTGCCCTATTAGGTGCCACAGGTAGTGCAGGGCTGTCAATCAAACCAAAGAAAAAAAATATATATCCCCGCGATGGCTTTGCTATTGTTGCTTTTGGATGGATACTTATTTCTTTTTTTGGGTCTTTACCCTTTATATTCAGCGGAGTTATTCCTTCCTTTGTAGATGCATTCTTTGAGACAAGCTCCGGATTTACCACTACCGGTGCCAGCATACTGACAAGTGTGGAAGGATTGCCTGAAGGAATAATGTTTTGGAGAAGCTTTACCCACTGGGTGGGCGGAATGGGAGTACTGGTTCTTACATTAGCCATACTCCCTCTGGTAGGGGCGAATACCGTTCAAATAATGAAGGCTGAGAGTCCTGGACCTAATCCCGGTAAACTGGTGCCTAAAGTAAGGCAGACAGCTAAAATTTTATATATAATTTATTTTGTTGTCACCATAGTCGAAATCATATTGCTCTTATTTGGTGGCATGTCTTTCTTAGATGCCTGTATTCATGCCTTTGGTACTGTAGGAACCGGAGGGTTCTCCAATAAGAATTTAAGCGTCGGGGCTTATAACAGCGTTTATATAGAGGTTGTAATTTCGGTATTTATGATTATTTGCGGAGCAAACTTCACTTTATACTATCAGGCATTAAAAGATGGCATAAAAAGTATATTCAAGGATGAAGAGTTCAGACTGTATATAGGAGTTGTAACTGCATCAATACTTCTAATTACTTTTAATATACATGGAACTATATATAAATCCATATGGGAATCCTTAAGGCATTCATCTTTCCAGGTGGCATCCATAATTACCACCACCGGATATGCGTCCACAAATTTTGATTTATGGCCGACTTTTAGCAAAATCATTTTATTTATGCTGATGTTTATAGGAGGCTGTGCCGGTTCTACAGCCGGAGCAATTAAAAACATAAGGATACTCATGCTCTTTAAGATAATGAAAAGGGAGCTTCTTAAAATAATCCATCCAAGAGCAGTATATGTACTGAAATTCGGAGGTAAAGTAGTAGATGATGATACCTTATCGGAAGTGCTTGTTTATTTCTTTATGTATATGATGATATTTGCAGCAGCAGTTCTCATCATATCCCTTGAAGGAAAAGACTTTGCCACAACTGTATCTTCTATTGCCGCAACTCTTGGAAACATAGGACCGGGCTTTGGTATGGTAGGACCTATTGGTAATTTTTCTGAGATGACCAATATAAGCAAATTAGTTCTTTCCATGTGTATGATTATAGGGAGAATTGAAATTTATCCAATACTCTTAATGCTTTTTCCTTCATTCTGGAAAAAGGTAAACATATAA
- a CDS encoding DEAD/DEAH box helicase, with amino-acid sequence MFNISENKIKNMCTSYEVYIRGLRYFLEGRIKDIDIDEILGFVEATVYGSRDYYVNIEFSHHGDLIDAACSCPAYYGQEGMCKHIAAVLLYIHNRGRTSNLSINQGAVENHGFRQSNEIISFFENKLIPVSAQPINIEVTMEIFMSGMYGKDIRPAISLRIGDKKLYVVKNIKDLVRSIDSYKPLDFGKNFTFDPSQHCFKESDLTLVEFFKEMNDIDKTVESNASYRFDHSGGLFRGKYLYIPYKILGRFLKLMEDKPLKVIAREKEYNDVKIIDRDLPVEFLLKKPDNNLVLNINISSDVIPLSPDGKHMFANGTIYNPSQDQIENLAPFYRAIAQSGTREFKFSQKDSERFASVVMPNIKKAGQLNVDATVKELFYQQPVEASVYLDKNDDAITVSIGFTYGDITIDPFNQKHMDSKLIIIRDYEKERKILDIFEQSGFKINKDAVYLDDDDLIYDFLAIHIPRLQELCQVYYSESFKAIRLYDSSYYRSSIRYNEETDLLEFNFSIDGIDKESLPSIFASLKRKKKYHRLPDGSHLPLDTDSLHNMSSLMEYLDLEGEDLKKDIINLPKFKAMYLDDSLKSFDSVYVERNLAFKRLVENIMEPKDTDFKVPENLEGIMRGYQVTGFKWLKNLSAYGMGGILADDMGLGKTLQTIAFIMSEKEKSSLPSLVICPTSLVYNWESEIQKFAPSLRALVIAGNKFEREDMFREINNADVVITSYPLIRRDIENYGDITFNYCILDEAQHIKNPSSVNAKSVKEIRAKGYFALTGTPIENNLTELWSIFDFLMPGYLSSHGKFIARFEKPIAGNDNKDSLKELSKYVRPFILRRLKKDVLKELPPKIESVLTSELTEEQKKVYLAYLAQIKGEIEEGIRIKGFEKSHIQILAGLTRLRQICCHPSLFIENYDGTSGKMEMVMELLDELMAGSHRVLLFSQFTGVLKLIEGHLKKENISFFYLDGSTKAEDRRDMVKAFNQGFRNVFLISLKAGGTGLNLTGADTVIHFDPWWNPAVEEQATDRAHRIGQLSTVQVMKLITKGTIEEKIYAMQQKKKELINSVLKPGETFISKMTEEDIRELFRV; translated from the coding sequence ATGTTCAACATTTCAGAAAATAAGATAAAAAACATGTGCACTTCTTATGAGGTATATATAAGAGGTTTAAGATATTTTCTAGAAGGCAGGATAAAGGATATTGATATTGATGAAATTTTAGGTTTCGTTGAAGCAACTGTATACGGAAGCCGGGATTATTATGTCAACATAGAGTTTTCACATCACGGAGATTTGATTGATGCTGCTTGCAGCTGTCCGGCATATTATGGTCAGGAAGGCATGTGCAAACATATAGCTGCCGTGCTTTTATATATTCACAACCGGGGCAGAACCTCTAATTTATCAATAAACCAAGGTGCCGTAGAAAATCACGGCTTTAGGCAAAGCAATGAGATAATAAGCTTTTTTGAAAATAAATTAATCCCTGTATCTGCACAACCTATAAACATTGAAGTTACTATGGAAATATTCATGAGCGGAATGTACGGAAAAGACATAAGACCTGCCATCTCACTTCGAATAGGAGATAAAAAATTATATGTGGTAAAAAATATCAAAGACCTTGTAAGATCCATTGATTCCTATAAGCCGTTGGACTTTGGAAAAAATTTTACCTTTGACCCGTCACAGCATTGTTTTAAGGAAAGTGACCTCACTTTAGTAGAGTTTTTTAAGGAAATGAATGATATTGACAAAACTGTAGAAAGCAACGCAAGTTACAGATTTGATCATAGCGGCGGTTTATTCAGAGGAAAATATCTTTATATACCATATAAGATTTTAGGGCGCTTTTTAAAGCTTATGGAGGATAAGCCTTTAAAGGTTATAGCAAGGGAAAAAGAATATAATGACGTCAAAATAATAGACAGAGATTTGCCGGTAGAATTCCTTTTAAAGAAACCAGATAATAATTTAGTTCTTAACATAAATATATCCTCTGATGTAATACCTCTATCCCCTGACGGAAAGCACATGTTCGCGAATGGTACCATATACAATCCTTCACAGGATCAAATAGAAAATCTGGCACCTTTTTACAGAGCCATTGCACAAAGCGGCACCAGGGAATTCAAGTTTTCCCAGAAAGACAGTGAAAGATTCGCATCTGTCGTAATGCCCAATATAAAAAAAGCAGGGCAATTGAATGTTGATGCAACTGTGAAGGAATTGTTCTACCAGCAGCCCGTCGAAGCCAGCGTATATCTTGATAAGAACGATGACGCAATAACAGTATCCATAGGCTTTACCTATGGGGATATAACCATAGACCCTTTCAACCAGAAGCACATGGATTCCAAATTGATAATCATACGGGATTATGAAAAGGAAAGAAAGATACTGGATATATTCGAGCAGTCCGGCTTTAAAATAAACAAGGATGCAGTATATTTAGATGATGACGATTTGATTTATGATTTTTTAGCTATTCATATACCAAGGCTCCAAGAGCTGTGCCAAGTGTATTATTCTGAGTCTTTTAAAGCCATAAGACTTTATGATTCTTCCTATTACAGGAGCTCCATCCGCTATAACGAAGAAACCGACCTTTTGGAGTTCAATTTTTCCATAGATGGTATTGATAAAGAGAGCCTCCCTAGTATATTTGCATCCTTAAAGAGGAAGAAAAAATATCACAGACTGCCGGACGGTTCCCATTTACCTTTAGACACAGACAGCCTTCATAATATGTCAAGCCTCATGGAATATTTAGACCTGGAGGGTGAAGATTTAAAAAAGGATATTATAAACCTTCCCAAATTTAAAGCTATGTATCTGGACGACAGCCTTAAAAGCTTCGATAGCGTGTACGTGGAACGAAATCTGGCTTTTAAAAGGCTGGTTGAAAATATAATGGAACCTAAAGATACTGATTTCAAAGTACCTGAAAATCTGGAAGGCATAATGAGAGGGTATCAGGTTACAGGCTTTAAGTGGTTGAAGAACCTTTCTGCCTATGGCATGGGAGGAATACTGGCAGACGATATGGGACTTGGCAAGACTCTCCAGACCATAGCCTTTATTATGTCTGAAAAGGAAAAGTCAAGTTTGCCTTCACTGGTTATATGCCCTACTTCTCTTGTATACAACTGGGAGAGCGAAATACAAAAATTTGCTCCTTCCCTAAGAGCTCTGGTAATAGCAGGCAATAAGTTTGAAAGAGAAGATATGTTCAGAGAAATCAATAACGCTGATGTGGTTATAACCTCATATCCTTTAATACGCAGAGATATTGAAAACTACGGGGATATTACCTTTAACTATTGCATATTGGATGAGGCCCAGCACATCAAAAATCCAAGCTCGGTAAATGCCAAATCCGTAAAGGAAATACGGGCTAAAGGATACTTTGCCCTTACGGGCACTCCTATAGAAAACAATTTAACGGAGCTATGGTCCATATTTGATTTTTTAATGCCGGGATATTTATCCTCCCACGGTAAGTTTATCGCAAGGTTTGAAAAGCCCATTGCCGGCAATGATAACAAGGATTCCTTAAAGGAACTGAGCAAATATGTCAGACCCTTCATTTTAAGAAGGCTTAAAAAAGATGTATTAAAAGAGCTGCCGCCAAAGATTGAAAGCGTATTAACCTCTGAGCTCACAGAGGAGCAAAAGAAAGTTTACCTTGCATATCTTGCCCAGATAAAAGGTGAAATCGAGGAAGGAATAAGGATAAAAGGTTTTGAAAAAAGCCATATACAGATACTTGCCGGTTTGACGAGGCTGCGGCAGATATGCTGCCATCCTTCACTTTTCATAGAAAATTATGACGGCACCAGCGGCAAAATGGAAATGGTAATGGAGCTTTTAGATGAGCTTATGGCAGGCTCTCACAGGGTGCTCCTTTTCTCTCAGTTTACCGGCGTTCTGAAGCTGATTGAAGGCCATCTTAAAAAAGAGAATATTTCATTTTTTTACCTTGACGGCAGTACAAAGGCAGAAGACAGGCGGGACATGGTAAAAGCCTTCAATCAGGGTTTCAGAAATGTGTTTTTAATATCCTTAAAGGCCGGCGGAACGGGACTAAACTTAACGGGTGCCGACACCGTAATACATTTTGATCCCTGGTGGAATCCTGCTGTTGAGGAGCAAGCCACTGACAGAGCTCACAGAATCGGTCAATTAAGCACGGTACAGGTTATGAAGCTCATAACCAAGGGCACCATTGAAGAAAAGATATACGCCATGCAGCAAAAGAAAAAGGAGCTCATTAACTCTGTACTAAAACCCGGAGAAACCTTTATATCGAAGATGACCGAGGAAGATATAAGGGAGCTTTTTAGAGTGTAG